A genomic window from Planococcus rifietoensis includes:
- a CDS encoding C39 family peptidase, whose amino-acid sequence MKVLLPFQAMNQYAEHIPAAYRTSACGPVTAASILRYHEGVAPGIGPLYKWLGATPIGLNAFCLIRRLKKLAGPRYDIKRVRSIEQIKQQLDAGYPLAVKFDRYFSLRWCQKTTFAYHWVPLIGYEETADDLLLFIHDNGQKNRPSKLRAVSFRENRSVLSFIQISPVFRTK is encoded by the coding sequence ATGAAAGTGCTGCTGCCTTTTCAAGCCATGAACCAATACGCCGAACATATACCGGCCGCCTACCGAACTTCTGCGTGCGGGCCGGTCACCGCTGCCTCCATTCTTCGCTACCATGAAGGCGTGGCGCCAGGTATCGGGCCGCTATATAAATGGCTCGGGGCGACGCCGATCGGATTGAACGCTTTTTGCCTGATTCGGCGATTGAAGAAACTAGCCGGACCGCGGTATGACATCAAGCGGGTTCGCTCGATCGAACAGATTAAACAACAGCTGGATGCCGGTTATCCGCTCGCTGTGAAATTCGACCGTTATTTTTCTTTGCGCTGGTGCCAAAAAACAACCTTCGCATACCACTGGGTCCCACTCATCGGCTATGAAGAGACCGCTGATGATTTATTGCTGTTCATTCACGATAACGGACAAAAAAACCGCCCGAGCAAGCTGCGGGCGGTGTCGTTCCGGGAGAACCGAAGTGTATTAAGTTTCATCCAGATTTCACCGGTTTTCAGAACTAAATGA
- a CDS encoding SDR family oxidoreductase — protein MTQKNTAIITGASSGIGQATAKELAARGYHVMLAARREERLVELKKEIEAEGGSADYKVTDVTSADEMKSLAQAALEKTGKIDILVNNAGLMPLSYMNKLKLDEWDQMVDVNIKGVLYGIAAVLPIMEEQKSGHILNVSSVAGHQVMKGSAVYSGTKYAVRAISDGLRQEIDPSHEIRVTIVSPGAVATELTDTITDDDVLDSFKSMSESMEPLQAEDIANAIGYAVEQPTYVDVNEILIRPRQQP, from the coding sequence ATGACACAGAAAAATACCGCAATCATTACAGGGGCAAGCAGTGGTATCGGTCAAGCTACTGCAAAGGAACTGGCAGCAAGAGGCTACCACGTCATGCTCGCTGCACGGCGCGAAGAGCGTCTAGTGGAACTGAAAAAGGAAATCGAAGCTGAAGGCGGAAGCGCGGATTATAAAGTAACCGACGTCACCTCAGCCGACGAAATGAAATCACTGGCGCAAGCGGCATTAGAGAAAACTGGAAAAATTGACATCCTCGTCAATAACGCCGGGCTTATGCCATTGTCCTATATGAATAAGCTGAAACTCGATGAATGGGACCAGATGGTCGACGTTAATATTAAAGGCGTCCTTTACGGCATCGCAGCTGTTCTTCCAATCATGGAAGAACAGAAATCCGGCCACATCTTGAACGTTTCCTCTGTGGCAGGCCATCAGGTTATGAAAGGCAGCGCCGTATATAGCGGCACGAAATATGCCGTGCGCGCCATTTCAGACGGGCTGCGCCAAGAGATCGACCCATCACATGAAATCCGCGTGACCATCGTATCGCCGGGTGCAGTTGCAACAGAGTTGACAGATACCATCACGGATGATGATGTGCTCGACAGCTTCAAGAGCATGTCCGAATCGATGGAACCGCTGCAGGCGGAAGATATCGCGAATGCTATCGGTTATGCGGTGGAACAGCCGACATATGTCGACGTTAACGAAATCTTGATCCGCCCGAGACAACAGCCTTAA
- a CDS encoding aldehyde dehydrogenase family protein: MKTDFSKIFINGEWTSGSSDSQMKNTNPFTGEELVTTQAADKNDLDAAYKAAETAQLEWAKELPQAKQAVMEKAIEVMKENKELIIEWLIKEAGSTKIKATVEFGASMNILKEAATFPFRMEGKIMPSQQPGKENRVYRNPLGVIGIISPWNFPFHLAIRSIAPALATGNAVVIKPATDTPVTGGLLFASLFEAAGLPKGLLNVVVGRGSEIGDDIVTHPTPRLISFTGSTPVGKHIGELAGGALKKTALELGGNNNFIVLEDADIDQAVESALFGKFYHQGQICMSINRIFVHKDIYDEFAEQFIERAGKLKYGNPAEADTQVGPLINRDQVDRILKDIDATVEQGAKIRLGGKADGNVLQPTVLTGVTNDMPLAENEIFGPVAILIPFESDEEVIEQANKYPFGLSGAVHSANIEHGTNIAHQIETGMIHVNDQSVNDEAHMPFGGEKDSGLGRFNGEWVLEEFTTLKWLSVQHQRRQYGAFVDNTKK; the protein is encoded by the coding sequence ATGAAAACCGATTTTTCCAAGATTTTTATAAACGGCGAATGGACTTCCGGGTCCAGCGATAGCCAAATGAAAAACACCAATCCGTTCACCGGCGAAGAACTGGTCACCACACAAGCAGCCGATAAGAACGATTTGGACGCCGCTTATAAAGCAGCAGAAACCGCCCAGCTTGAGTGGGCGAAGGAATTGCCGCAAGCGAAACAAGCCGTCATGGAAAAAGCCATCGAAGTCATGAAGGAAAACAAAGAATTGATCATCGAATGGCTCATCAAAGAAGCCGGCAGCACGAAGATCAAAGCGACGGTCGAATTCGGCGCCTCGATGAACATCTTGAAAGAAGCGGCGACTTTCCCGTTCCGCATGGAAGGAAAAATCATGCCTTCCCAACAGCCGGGCAAAGAAAACCGCGTCTACCGCAACCCGCTTGGCGTCATCGGCATCATCAGCCCATGGAACTTCCCGTTCCACTTGGCGATCCGCTCTATCGCGCCGGCACTTGCCACTGGCAATGCCGTCGTCATCAAACCGGCGACCGATACACCTGTCACTGGCGGGCTCTTGTTCGCGAGCCTGTTCGAAGCAGCTGGTCTACCTAAAGGATTGCTCAATGTTGTCGTCGGCCGCGGTTCTGAAATTGGTGACGACATCGTCACCCACCCAACGCCGCGTTTGATTTCGTTCACAGGCTCGACGCCTGTCGGCAAACATATCGGCGAACTGGCTGGCGGTGCATTGAAGAAAACCGCTTTGGAACTTGGGGGCAATAATAATTTCATCGTCCTTGAAGATGCTGATATCGACCAGGCAGTCGAGTCTGCCCTGTTCGGCAAATTCTATCATCAAGGCCAGATTTGTATGTCCATCAACCGCATTTTCGTCCACAAGGATATTTACGACGAATTTGCTGAGCAGTTCATTGAACGCGCCGGCAAGTTGAAATACGGCAACCCTGCAGAAGCAGATACGCAAGTCGGGCCGCTTATCAACCGCGACCAAGTCGACCGTATCCTAAAAGACATTGACGCCACTGTCGAACAAGGCGCGAAGATCCGCCTTGGCGGCAAAGCGGACGGCAATGTCCTCCAGCCTACAGTCTTAACCGGCGTTACCAACGACATGCCGCTTGCAGAAAACGAAATCTTCGGCCCTGTCGCCATTCTCATTCCGTTTGAAAGTGATGAGGAAGTCATCGAACAAGCCAATAAATACCCGTTCGGTTTGAGCGGAGCCGTGCATTCCGCGAATATCGAACACGGCACGAACATCGCACACCAAATCGAGACAGGCATGATCCACGTCAACGACCAATCAGTCAACGACGAAGCGCATATGCCATTCGGGGGCGAAAAAGACTCTGGCCTCGGCCGCTTTAACGGTGAATGGGTGCTCGAGGAATTCACTACCTTGAAATGGTTGTCTGTGCAACATCAGCGCAGACAGTACGGGGCATTTGTGGATAATACGAAGAAATAA
- a CDS encoding 5'-3' exonuclease, with amino-acid sequence MEKPHIMLVDGMAVLFRSYFATAGVGQFFRTESGLATNGVQGFARHVLTAKSLMKPTHIAVCWDMGAHTFRTDMFDGYKANRPAPPEDMVHQFDQAREVSELLGWKNYGEKGIEADDFIGSFTKKWPDEADYTIITGDKDMLQLLNPSVKIAFMKKGFHIYDLYTETRFGEEYGILPEQFADVKAFMGDPSDGYPGVKGIGPKTALQLIQRYGSVEGVLDHLEELKPAQKKKIEEHQDMLALSKKLAVIKDDLQLDVALEEIAVPDYSAELVRLFDEREFRLLARLLEKSFI; translated from the coding sequence GTGGAAAAACCACATATTATGCTTGTAGACGGAATGGCGGTATTGTTCCGTTCGTATTTTGCAACAGCAGGCGTCGGGCAGTTTTTTCGTACAGAAAGCGGACTTGCCACAAACGGCGTACAAGGATTTGCACGCCACGTACTCACCGCAAAATCGTTGATGAAGCCGACCCATATCGCCGTATGCTGGGATATGGGCGCGCATACGTTCCGCACAGACATGTTCGACGGCTATAAAGCAAACCGGCCGGCACCGCCTGAAGATATGGTGCATCAATTCGACCAGGCGCGTGAAGTGTCTGAGCTTCTCGGGTGGAAAAATTACGGCGAGAAAGGCATCGAAGCGGATGATTTTATCGGCTCGTTTACAAAAAAATGGCCGGACGAGGCGGATTATACGATCATCACCGGCGATAAAGACATGCTTCAGCTATTGAACCCGTCGGTCAAGATCGCTTTTATGAAAAAAGGCTTCCATATCTATGATCTCTACACCGAAACGCGATTCGGCGAAGAGTATGGCATCTTGCCGGAGCAATTTGCCGATGTGAAAGCGTTCATGGGCGACCCGAGCGACGGCTATCCAGGCGTCAAAGGCATCGGCCCGAAGACAGCCCTCCAGTTGATCCAGCGCTACGGTTCGGTCGAAGGCGTCTTAGATCACCTCGAGGAACTGAAGCCGGCACAGAAAAAGAAAATCGAAGAGCATCAAGACATGCTCGCGCTATCGAAAAAGCTGGCGGTCATCAAAGATGACCTCCAGCTCGATGTGGCACTCGAGGAAATTGCAGTGCCGGATTATTCTGCTGAGTTGGTAAGGTTATTCGACGAGCGGGAATTCCGCCTGCTCGCCAGATTATTGGAAAAGTCCTTCATTTAG
- a CDS encoding type I restriction endonuclease subunit R: protein MRMDVSETGFEANIEISLVEAGYKRRNLTGEARQKFENHALDVEELFAFLEDTQPKRMRTLERIYGADYKQKVLNRILDQLKKRGLLECVRKGIKDRGVTLDLAYNKPPTTMNRSLYEKYEKNRFAVSRQVYYSNDNQNSLDMVLFLNGLPLVVMELKNPLTGQTVEHAKKQFRKDRNPKETLFKSNSRAIVYLAVDPDEVFMTTELKGNATYFLPFNRGNNGGKGNPVGYDTYRTSYLWERVLTPDSLLDLVYRFVFVKKDDIVDSNGDVIAERQMLIFPRYHQLDVVRKIEKDVEEKSVGTNYLVQHSAGSGKTNSISWLAHRLAKLHDEENEAVFSSVIVITDRRVLDKQLQDAVYQLEHKSGMVERIDKDSSQLADAINSETRIIITTLQKFPFIMEKVADLDRKKYAVIIDEAHSSQGGKASAALTNILSDKTLEDAYEEDRLAEESLEDTEEKIIETILKSGKQDNVSFFAFTATPKPKTLEKFGTMGADGKPRAFHQYTMRQAIEEGFIHDVLENYTTYKTFYKIAKDVDEDPVVSKKQATKKLAQYVSLHPHNIAQKTEIIVEHYRNFTRHKIGGRAKAMVVTASRLHAVRYKLAFDKYIKAQNYTDLQTIVAFSGTVNDGEVPYTEPEMNGFSEKELPEKFHSDDYKVLLVAEKYQTGFDEPLLHTMYVDKPLSGIKAVQTLSRLNRTCPGKDDTFILDFVNDPDEIQASFQPYYEATILSETTDPNLLYDLQAEIDPYQVYTEEEVAAVNELEVVTGLKKSTKAQIELNAWIDKGVERYKKLSEEEQETFKSTATKFIRTYGFVLQIVTFIDVDLHKLYIYLTYLLRKLPRKGTDKDMYLADNVALQYYRNQKVFEGSIELEKTGGEEINPQKHGAGGATEDEKVQLSSILDKINERFGTDFSETDFLSREQVKEDMMASEDIMRKAQNNTLDNFKFSFEKSFMDFVIDRISSNEKFFMKILEDEEFKTIIMEDMMNEIFSEMNS, encoded by the coding sequence ATGAGGATGGATGTGTCAGAGACAGGATTTGAGGCGAATATAGAGATTTCATTAGTGGAAGCTGGGTATAAGAGGAGGAATCTTACGGGAGAGGCTCGTCAAAAGTTTGAAAATCATGCGCTGGATGTCGAAGAGTTATTCGCTTTTCTGGAGGACACGCAACCGAAGCGCATGCGGACTTTGGAGAGGATATACGGAGCTGATTATAAACAGAAAGTGCTTAACCGGATACTGGATCAACTCAAAAAGCGGGGGCTGCTTGAGTGTGTGCGGAAAGGAATAAAAGATCGTGGAGTGACACTCGACCTGGCATATAACAAACCGCCGACGACGATGAACCGTTCACTTTATGAAAAGTATGAGAAAAACCGTTTTGCTGTCAGCCGTCAAGTGTATTATTCGAATGATAACCAGAACTCGCTTGATATGGTGCTGTTTTTGAACGGCTTGCCGCTGGTCGTTATGGAATTGAAAAACCCGTTGACCGGCCAGACGGTGGAGCATGCCAAAAAGCAATTCCGAAAAGACCGCAATCCAAAGGAAACGCTTTTCAAGTCGAACTCCCGGGCAATCGTTTATTTAGCGGTCGATCCGGATGAAGTGTTCATGACGACAGAACTCAAAGGCAATGCTACTTATTTCTTACCATTCAACCGGGGGAATAACGGCGGAAAAGGAAATCCTGTCGGTTATGATACATATCGGACCAGCTATTTGTGGGAAAGGGTGCTAACGCCTGATAGTCTCTTGGATTTGGTATACCGCTTTGTCTTTGTGAAAAAAGACGATATCGTCGACTCTAACGGAGATGTGATCGCTGAGCGTCAGATGCTTATTTTCCCGCGCTACCACCAATTGGACGTAGTGCGGAAAATAGAAAAAGACGTCGAAGAAAAATCAGTTGGCACGAATTACTTGGTCCAACATAGTGCAGGATCAGGCAAGACGAATTCCATCTCATGGCTGGCCCACCGTTTAGCAAAACTACACGATGAAGAAAACGAAGCTGTCTTTAGCAGTGTCATCGTCATCACGGACCGCCGTGTGCTCGATAAACAATTGCAGGATGCGGTTTATCAGCTGGAACATAAATCAGGCATGGTGGAGCGGATCGATAAAGATTCAAGTCAACTGGCAGATGCTATCAACAGTGAGACGCGGATTATCATCACGACTTTGCAGAAATTCCCGTTCATTATGGAAAAGGTCGCAGATTTGGATCGGAAGAAATACGCGGTCATCATTGATGAAGCGCATTCTTCGCAAGGCGGTAAAGCTTCTGCGGCATTGACCAATATATTATCCGATAAAACTTTAGAAGATGCTTACGAGGAAGACCGTCTGGCGGAGGAATCATTGGAGGATACAGAAGAGAAAATCATCGAAACGATTTTAAAAAGCGGCAAGCAAGACAATGTATCTTTCTTTGCATTTACAGCGACTCCTAAACCAAAGACCTTGGAGAAGTTTGGCACAATGGGTGCGGACGGCAAGCCGAGAGCTTTCCATCAATACACGATGCGGCAGGCAATTGAAGAAGGGTTCATCCACGATGTGCTGGAAAACTACACAACTTATAAAACCTTCTATAAGATAGCCAAAGACGTGGACGAAGACCCGGTTGTTTCCAAGAAGCAAGCGACCAAAAAACTGGCGCAATATGTGTCCTTGCACCCACATAATATCGCGCAAAAAACGGAGATTATTGTGGAGCATTACCGCAATTTCACCCGCCATAAAATCGGCGGCCGTGCCAAGGCGATGGTGGTTACTGCGAGCCGGCTGCATGCAGTCCGCTATAAACTCGCTTTCGACAAATACATCAAAGCGCAAAATTACACGGACCTACAGACCATTGTTGCGTTTTCCGGAACGGTGAATGATGGGGAAGTGCCATATACAGAGCCCGAGATGAATGGATTTTCAGAAAAGGAACTGCCTGAGAAATTCCACTCAGATGATTATAAAGTGTTGCTAGTTGCGGAAAAATACCAAACCGGCTTTGACGAGCCACTCCTGCACACAATGTATGTCGATAAGCCATTGAGTGGCATCAAGGCAGTTCAGACCTTATCCCGTTTGAACCGGACATGCCCAGGGAAAGACGATACGTTCATCTTGGATTTCGTAAACGATCCTGATGAGATCCAAGCTTCTTTTCAGCCTTATTACGAAGCAACGATTCTATCGGAAACAACCGATCCGAATTTGTTGTATGATTTACAGGCAGAAATCGATCCGTATCAAGTGTATACAGAAGAAGAAGTGGCAGCCGTCAACGAATTGGAAGTTGTCACTGGATTAAAGAAATCTACAAAAGCTCAGATTGAATTGAACGCATGGATTGATAAAGGGGTAGAACGTTATAAAAAATTGTCTGAAGAAGAACAGGAAACGTTCAAAAGCACAGCGACGAAATTCATTCGTACCTATGGGTTCGTTTTGCAAATCGTGACCTTTATCGATGTGGATCTTCATAAGTTGTATATTTACCTAACGTACTTGCTTCGCAAGCTTCCTCGAAAAGGTACTGATAAAGATATGTATTTGGCCGATAATGTTGCATTGCAATATTACCGGAACCAAAAAGTGTTCGAAGGCAGTATTGAACTAGAGAAGACAGGCGGAGAAGAAATTAATCCCCAAAAGCACGGTGCAGGGGGCGCAACTGAAGACGAAAAAGTCCAGCTGTCCTCAATTCTAGACAAGATTAATGAACGCTTCGGCACCGATTTTTCGGAGACGGATTTCTTGTCACGTGAACAAGTGAAAGAGGACATGATGGCCAGCGAAGACATCATGCGAAAAGCTCAGAACAATACCTTGGATAATTTCAAGTTCTCGTTCGAAAAATCGTTTATGGACTTTGTCATAGATCGTATTAGCAGTAATGAGAAATTCTTCATGAAGATTCTTGAAGATGAAGAGTTTAAGACGATTATTATGGAAGATATGATGAATGAGATTTTTAGTGAAATGAATAGCTAA
- a CDS encoding thioredoxin family protein, whose translation MKSLKTTEQFNDTIHNGQPVIVKFQAGWCPDCTRMDMFIDPIIEQYGNYQWFDVNRDELPEIAEQYEVMGIPSLLIFKDGVKQAHLHSANAKTPASVIHFLEEQEA comes from the coding sequence ATGAAATCCCTAAAAACAACTGAACAGTTTAACGATACAATCCACAACGGCCAACCAGTCATCGTGAAATTCCAGGCTGGCTGGTGCCCCGACTGCACACGAATGGATATGTTCATCGACCCGATCATCGAACAATACGGCAACTACCAATGGTTTGACGTCAACCGCGACGAGCTCCCGGAAATCGCAGAGCAATACGAAGTGATGGGCATCCCGAGCCTGCTGATCTTCAAGGACGGCGTAAAACAAGCACATCTCCACAGTGCCAATGCCAAGACTCCCGCTTCTGTCATCCACTTTCTAGAAGAACAAGAAGCTTAA
- a CDS encoding STAS domain-containing protein, translating into MDPQQEIKELQDLVAYYQDVIYNMSAPIIPSIVPNTILVPIAGYIFRDRFETIRTKVLDYADGHRDTEQVVFDFTGVTMQDVQSFDFNELALELTQLNSALKLMGLRGIYVGFNPRFVREIVHAGIHVDLEVYTTFRSALQTLLDEREAKLR; encoded by the coding sequence ATGGATCCACAACAAGAAATCAAGGAATTGCAAGACCTCGTGGCGTATTACCAAGACGTCATTTATAATATGTCGGCACCGATCATCCCATCGATTGTCCCGAACACGATTCTCGTGCCGATCGCCGGATACATCTTCCGCGACCGCTTCGAGACGATCCGGACGAAAGTGCTTGATTATGCCGATGGCCATCGCGACACAGAACAAGTGGTCTTCGACTTCACAGGTGTAACGATGCAAGACGTCCAGTCATTCGACTTCAATGAACTCGCACTCGAACTGACCCAATTGAACAGCGCCTTGAAATTGATGGGCTTGCGCGGCATTTATGTCGGCTTTAACCCTCGCTTCGTCAGGGAAATAGTTCATGCAGGCATTCATGTCGATTTGGAAGTCTATACGACCTTCCGCAGTGCCTTGCAGACTTTGCTCGATGAACGAGAAGCCAAACTGCGCTGA
- a CDS encoding glycine betaine uptake BCCT transporter, which yields MKKVTNVFWIAIVLIALAVGYGALAPEHFAEVTGNMESFLTTSFGWYYLLIVSVMVLFCLYFLVSPMGQIRLGKDTDKPEYSFATWIAMLFSAGMGIGLVFWGAAEPLSHFAIDPATAEPGSQEAFRESMRFTFFHWGIHAWSIYAVVALSLAYFQFRKGEPGLISSTLRPLFGDRMKGPWGVLVDVIAVFATAVGVATTLGFGAIQINGGLAYLFDGIPGDSLITQIIIIAVVTVLFMASSWSGISKGIKYLSNTNMVLAITLLILVIILGPTLLIFNMFTDSLGNYFQNLINMSFRAAPIDGENRSWIDGWTIFYWAWWISWSPFVGIFIARVSKGRTIREFLFGVLLIPTFISFIWFAAFGTTAIDVQSSGVDLTGLLTEETLFAVFNELPLGMLLSVVAVLLISTFFITSADSATFVLGMQSSNGSLDPANAVKLTWGIAQSTIAVILLFAGGLGSLQTALIIAAFPFSFIMLLMMASFYKALNLEYKAIKRKR from the coding sequence ATGAAGAAAGTAACAAACGTGTTTTGGATCGCGATTGTTCTAATTGCTTTGGCAGTTGGCTACGGTGCGCTTGCTCCAGAACATTTTGCGGAAGTTACCGGCAATATGGAATCATTCCTGACTACTTCGTTCGGTTGGTATTATTTATTGATCGTTTCAGTAATGGTTCTGTTTTGCCTGTACTTCCTTGTCAGCCCAATGGGACAAATTCGCTTAGGTAAAGACACGGACAAGCCGGAATACTCATTTGCAACATGGATTGCGATGCTGTTTTCAGCGGGCATGGGTATCGGGCTCGTATTCTGGGGTGCGGCAGAGCCGCTTTCGCATTTCGCGATCGACCCGGCGACAGCTGAGCCGGGATCTCAGGAAGCGTTCCGGGAATCCATGCGTTTTACATTTTTCCACTGGGGCATCCATGCCTGGTCGATTTACGCAGTAGTTGCGTTATCGCTGGCATACTTCCAATTCCGTAAAGGTGAGCCAGGGCTCATTTCCTCAACGCTTCGCCCATTGTTCGGCGACCGTATGAAAGGCCCTTGGGGTGTTCTTGTTGATGTTATCGCCGTATTCGCAACAGCGGTCGGCGTAGCAACGACACTTGGCTTCGGTGCTATTCAAATCAACGGAGGGCTCGCGTATTTGTTTGACGGCATTCCAGGAGATAGCCTGATCACGCAAATCATCATCATCGCAGTTGTCACTGTGCTGTTCATGGCATCGTCTTGGTCAGGCATCAGCAAAGGGATCAAGTATTTGTCAAATACCAATATGGTACTTGCGATTACATTGCTGATCTTGGTTATCATTCTCGGGCCGACCTTGTTAATTTTCAATATGTTCACCGATTCACTCGGTAACTATTTCCAGAACTTGATCAATATGAGTTTCCGTGCAGCTCCGATTGACGGGGAAAATCGTTCATGGATCGATGGCTGGACCATCTTCTATTGGGCTTGGTGGATTTCTTGGTCACCGTTCGTCGGGATTTTCATCGCCCGCGTTTCCAAAGGCCGGACTATTCGTGAATTCCTGTTTGGCGTCTTGCTTATTCCGACGTTTATCAGCTTTATCTGGTTCGCAGCATTTGGTACAACGGCAATCGATGTGCAAAGCAGCGGCGTCGATTTGACTGGATTGTTGACAGAAGAAACGTTGTTTGCGGTGTTCAATGAATTGCCGCTTGGCATGTTGTTGTCGGTTGTGGCAGTGTTGCTCATTTCGACCTTCTTCATCACATCTGCTGACTCGGCGACGTTTGTTCTCGGCATGCAAAGCTCAAACGGATCTTTAGATCCAGCGAATGCCGTGAAGCTGACATGGGGGATTGCGCAATCGACTATCGCGGTCATCCTGCTCTTTGCAGGCGGACTCGGATCCTTGCAGACGGCGTTAATCATCGCCGCCTTCCCGTTCTCGTTCATCATGCTATTGATGATGGCGTCGTTCTATAAAGCCTTGAACCTTGAATACAAAGCAATCAAGCGCAAACGATAA